The DNA sequence AGCCTTACTGGCCGGCATTTAAATGTCCGTCAGCTGTCCGCAGGGGCCGTTTGAAGAAAGTGCCTTAGTCGGTGGGAAGACTTATGATCGCCAATAAAGTTTCCTTCTTTCTACATGGGAGAGTAGTAGAACATATTGGGGTGGGTTTCGACGAAAAATTTAGAGATGCGTCAACACATCCGGACACACACCCTGAATATGCGCCTGGATTCGCAATCCGAGCTCGAACGCGCCAGCTGGCGCGGTTACCTCGTGGTTGGCCAGTAACACGTTCACGCAGCGGCGCAGGCGCCTCGAAGGAGCGAGAGAAGGAGGGCGGTGGCCCGCGCGCACTAAGTTTGGAAGCATTTTTGCTGTGACGCGACCCTCTCTTCCTAAGGCGCGCTGTGCCAAATTGCAGTGAAGTGCCTCTACACAGCGGACGCACCGCAATTTTATTGTAAAGGTAAAACCCTCCTCGGATTGATGCGCCTCTACGCGCGGCATCGATACTGGACGTAGGTATCGCAGCGCGTGCTGTGTGGTGGCTTTGGGCaacaaagttgttttttttttcgcccactttcatttctatgtATTTTATAGCTTGTACCTTTAATTTAAAGCAACAAATAatttccctatgctttccttggcttcgttaTCCGTTGGCTTGGCGTAGTTGTGGCCAGcaaaatcgggcacctcggtaGTGGTATAGCTGGCCCCTATAGTTGAACGCTGACGACACTGTAGCTGCGGCCACTATTCACATATTACCGCTGCAGTGGCTCAACAGACACGACGTCGcactgctaagcaggaggtcgcgggtgcgattaCCGGCTATGGTGACCGCATTCTGATGGGGCCGTCAAGAAAAAACGCtggtgtgccgtgcattgggtacaAGTTCAAGAAAgcgctggtggtcaaaattaatctcgaGAACCTCAATTACGCCGTCCCTCGTAACTCACTCTGTTGTTTCGGGAAGTCAAACTCCAAGACTTAATTGAATTTTCTATTCCTAAATCATGAAGCTTATTACGACTTAACGCCCTCTTAGCTGGTATATGCGCATGACTATGCACCGAGTGGCGTTGGTTTTAAAGGCGGAGCTCGACCAACAGTTTATTACCGGTATAACTTGAGGCGAAGTGTGTCCTTTCATAACCTCTCTACGTGAGTGAAATGCTACCACACTGTGGTAGTATGTTTTTTTCAGCACGAGTGGAAAAAACCAGCGGCTGATTTGGGATTCAAGCTCTAAATCCAGGGCGCCCAGACACCGTCGTGATTTTCCGGATACCCCTCGGGATCTATTGCGGAGTTTACAGGTTGGACAACGGTCTTGTTGTAGGCAGCCAGCTTTTCCAAGAGCATGGACACGACctgtgtgacaaaaaaaaaatcagagggTGTCTATGTCATCCCAAAGACGACTTCAAGGCGAAAGCCGAAGTGCCGATGCATTATTGACGGACACATGACGTACATATTCCCCTCAATGCGCTCAGTgtacttcgcttagtcatccctTTTAATTCGCTTACTCATTCTCTTAATTCGTTTAGTCATCCCCATTAATTCGCTTAACGTATTTCGCTGCCATCCCTCTTAATTCCAAAGGTCGGGGGTGCGACTCTCAGCCAAGGTCGTAGGtacgagtgccctaattaactctgTCTTAATTCCCTGCGTCTTGATGAACTTCACCGCCAttaacaccgaaggtcgtgggtgcGACTCCCACTAAAAGTCGTGGCTTCGAGTGCCTTAAGTAACTCAATCTTATTGAACTTCGctcaattaacaccaaaggtcatgggttcaattcCCACAAATGATCGTGGTTCCACTACGACCAAAGGTGGAAGGTTCATAGCCCTTTTTGTACCTGTCGTGTCGCCGACGCATTTTCGCTAATGTCGACTGACTAACGagacatataaggctttcgccttaaaagagAAAATGTACGCAATTTTAGAATCTCGGCAAACAGCAAAGTGCTGCGGCGTTTCTGTGCCAATTTTAGGCCTAATAAATTTCTTTGGTCCTTTCGCCCGTCTTTGTAGTGGTCGGCCTTCCACCGGCGGTGCAAAGGGCGCTTGCCCTCTCGCAGCCGAATTGCAGGGCGCGTTCTTCGCCGAGCACCAACAATTATATCTCTTTGAGATTCACGCGCTGTCGCTCGAAAGCTTTAATAGGTCTGAAGGTTTAGACGCTCTGGTAGAGCACTCCTGAAGAACGCCCATTCTCTTCCGACGCCGCCCCCGAAATTTATTGCTCGCTTATAGCAACAGTGAAGGAAGTACACCGTATATCGTAGAGCATTACCTAAGTCCTCGCGAACATATCGGCCGCGGCGGCACAACATTGAGTTGCTCGGGTACGAATGCATCTGCGAAGGTTTCTTTTGTACATGTGGATATAGCTCGTGGTTTAGCAAGCGCATTGCGCTGTCTTCATTtattttaccatttatttcatttattttacattCCTTTCAAAAAGGCATGTAACGCCGGTATAGTATGTAACGGCAGATCCGCAATAGTATGTGTAGGTAGGGCGCATAATGACGCTGGTTTAAAGTTATAGTGCCGCGACAATCACATGGAGCCAGGCatgagccagaaaaaaaaaaaacgctccagCCTACCAAGCCCGAACGACGGCTTGCTGCTTCGCTAGCCAGTCACCACTGTTAATCGCCACTGCTCACAATAATACGGCCTGCTGCAACTGTCCGCCTACATGCGTTGACCTGCGCACGTTATTCTCCTTCATCCTGACGACGCGGCTCTTGCAAGCTGGCCGACTCCACGGTTCAACTCGCTGCTTCCCGTGTTCCATTTTGAGGATGTTGTCGGCTGCTTCGTCAAAGCGGAAGATGCCATAGCTCAAAGCCTCATCATCATAGAACCCTTCAAGTGCGAGGTTATTGTGTATGTCTTCCCACTTGACGCAGCTATGGACCTGCCCTTTCCTTCGACGACCACCACACCTTACGACGACACGAAGCGGGACGTCCTGAACCACTTCGGTGTGCCGGACTCCCGAAGCAGGCCTCCAACACCAGCTGTTTTCGTCGAGGTGCCTGCTCCTCTACCATAGGAGCGTGCGCCCGCGAACGCCTCACCTCTGATCGGGCCGTTGACGCACCAGTAGCCACCGGTGACGGGGATGATGACGGCGCATCACGACTTCATGTACATGTACAAGTGCCGTCAGTGATGTATGAGGTCATGCGCGTCGGTCGATACCTCCCCAGGCAGCAGCCGGAGTGAATCACCGACCTCTGACGTGCCGCACACAAACAGCGAGGCGGCTGCCACAACGACAACGTCGCAATACCATACTTGTCTCCCAGAAGTGGAACCGCCCACGTGTGCTATGCCAACCACACATACGGACAACCTGCATGCCGCTTCGCATGTGCGCTCTTTTGCACCAGCCACTCAGCGTGGTTCGACGACCACACGCGCGTCGTCAGCTTCTCCTGCGAGTAGCTTGCACCTCCTGTGGTCCCCACGTTGTGTCTGCACAAGTGCGACGCACGTGGCCAACAACTAGGCGACCAGCCGGACCACATGCGTGCCGCTTACAACGGAGCCGATGCCAGGGACATGGCGCGCGCTGTCTCCCCCCAGAGCCGCACACGACACTCCGGCCCGAACGTCGTTGCACCCGGACTCTACCTCTCACCCATGAACTTTCTGTGCCTCTCTCATCAAAGGACTTTATGCGACAACTCCCGTTGACATTCTCAGCTAGGCTTGGAGCTTCAGCGATTATTTTCCTCGGCACTCTGTGGGCTGCCGCCAATGTGTATCAGCTCGGCTGGCCGAGATCTGTCCCACTGGGCTCGCAGACGTCGACACAAGACGGCGCTATCAGCACGAAAGACGACGCACATCATGTGCGGCAGGAGCTTTGGTCCGCCCACATGATGTACCTATGATGATGTACGCCTATACCCTCGAGCAGGTGCGCGAGTCAGGTGCGTGAGCTAGGGCACTCCCACCCATAGGGCCAGGACACGACTGTGTATATTTCGGATACGTACAGCATGCAAGACGGACGCGTCAACCTCTTGCCCGCAATTTCTTTCTGGAAGCCACACACTGCCCGGCCTCATCACAACGCTCAAACTCGACCACTAGGGAACTGTGTGCCCCGTTCGTCTCAGCATGTACCCCTACTGGACTGCCAATGGGCATACTGAACAATAGCTTATCTACATAGTCTCTTTTTCTGTTCGCGTCTCTTTTGTATATAtctttctgtgttgctgtcacctcccttctgaagagtaggtaggcgttGTGCCCgtttcggtggcagttgccagacTGCTCCTCGCTTTCTATTCCCTGTTCAATGTAAATATCTTTTCAAAAAAGTTATAGTAATAATTGCGCTgtgcgctggggggggggggggggggctatagaAGCACGACATTCGCGTGCAGCCGGCCGCGGCTGAAGAGCACGGCGATCGGCGAGGAACGAGTTAGAAAAAAAGCGCTCCAGGCTGTACCGGCTTGAACAGCGGTATGCTGTTCCGCTGTCCAGCCGCCACACTTAATGGCCGCCGCTCACAACGAAAGTAGACGGCCCGCTTCAACTGGCCGCCCACCATAGTAATCCGCACCGAAATGAAAAGTCAGTGTCCAATGACGTCTCTTACGTACGCGTCTGTTCATTTGCCAGCGCGCATTGTGCACCGCGGTGCCTTGTTATTTTCGGAATACCTAGGTCAGGAGTAGTAACATCTTGTGTGATGCTTAAAGTTTCAAGCTCAAGCTCAATTACATTTTGTTCGTCCTTTCCTCCTGGCTCCGCTTCTCAGCACAACAAAAGCCGTTGCAGCGCGAATGCGCTCTCACCTGGGGCTGTTCCCGGGACAAGTCGTGCAGCTCGCACGGATCTTCTTCAATGTCAAAGAGATAGCGGGTGCGACCCGACACGAAGCTGGAGTTGGCGACCCTCCCGCATCCGAGCGTCGCTTTCCTCCTCCAGCAATCATCGCGTTTGAAGACGTCTCTGCCGTAGAGCCTCCTGAGCACCGCGGCGGCACGGGATCGCCTTAGCAGTACGTCTAGGTCTCGGTAGGGGCGGCTTTCGCCGGGTACTTGATAGCGTTGGTCCAGCTTGCTGAAGCTGCCCACGAGCAGCTTGAACCTTCCGTAGCGCAGTGCGGCATTTCCCTGATTTCCATCGATGTTGAGCAGGATCTCGGTTCGCGGCGACGGTGTGCCGTATTGTAGCGCCTGCCACATGTTCAAACCGTCCAATCGGCCTAGACGATTCACGTTGCCCCCTGTgtagagaaggaaaagaaagtttTCCGTGAGAATTCCAAAACTGATTTGGCTTGCCATTTGCATTGTGAAATGAGTGGAAACGCGTGGCGTCCTTGCAGTATTATAGCGCGGCAACTATACGAACAAGACAAAGATACAGTTTAACCTCGATTTAACTAAGTGAATGGGACATGAGGATGATTTTGTTAAGCCGAGAACTTCCTTAACTCGAGAGCAAAGCCCTCACGGGAATAACTGAACCTTTAGTCGAGACCAAATGAAAAAGACGTGATTTGTACCTGCGTACGCATTTATCCTACACAACGAGCCCATTCAGGGAGTCCTGTGTTCGTTCAAAAAAAGTGGCAAACTTTCTTAAGAGTTTAATGGCGCACGTCACCTGAACTGAAAGCCCGCCTAGCCACATTTCCTCCGCGTCTAGCGCATATTCACCCAGCATTTCGTTAAATCGAGCGACGCGTCGACTGCGTTTCTTTGCTCCGAGGTTTTCAACGGTGCCCGTTAGTATATATAAATACGTGTGTCAGGGAATCGACATCACTTCGAATTTTGGTAAATCGAAGTTGGGCTGCCTAGATGTAGAAAGAAGCAAGAAAGTGAATTTATTATTTCAGTGTAAGGGGTTTGACTCTACTAGGCCTAATGATTGATCAATGATTAATTATGCAAATTAATCATTAGCTATTTGTTGAAGTGGCGGTGCTCATTTTACCTGCGTTACGTTGTTACGTGCCGGTAATAACACGAAGTCCGAATAAGTCCTTAGGGCATAGGCACATACCTGCTGCCGAGAAGAGGGTGGGAAGCCAGTCAGTGACGTGCATCAACTGTTGCGACACCCTGCGCCGATGCAGAAGTCGACGAGTCCAGAGAAAGGCAGCGGCGCGTACGCCGCCCTCCCAGAGAGTGCCTTTGGAACCCCGCAAGGGCCAGTTGCTGCCCAGGTTGTCCAGCGGTGAATTGAAGGGTGCCGCGCCATTGTCGCTGCTGAACACTATGACGGTATCGTCCAGCATCGATGCCGCTTCCAACGCTTCCAGCACAGCGCCAACGGATTGGTCCAAGGCATCCACCATTCCTGCATGCATTGCAGCACACATTGAAAACAAAGTTAAAGATGGCCAGTTAGTTGCATTGGGGAGCTGCGCCAGCAACAGCTATGTTTCTTACGAGCGGAGTACGACGCTGGGAAAAAGAAACGCCGGCGTGCAAACACAGGCAAAAGCAGGAACGAAAAGGACAGCAGAAACGCCGAATCCTCAGCCCAACTTGCTCAACATTCAGTTGTTCTCAGGTAAAGACTGCTCTTGAAAGGCATGAAACATTTGCCCAAGATATTTGTCGGACCTATTCACATAGGGGGTATAGCACACCCTAAGTTAAGAAAGAATACACATTAAGAGTACACATTATGAAAGAGTACACATTAAGTTAGTTCAGCAAAGTACGCTGCTGGTACACTTGGCGAACTTAAATAAAGGGACTGGTTGCGAAAGAACAATACATAGCGTGCACTGACTGCATGGGTTCGCTGAGGTGGAAGCACGAACACAGATTGTAATATTGTGTCCCTTGTATCGACAAGGGTGAGCGCTTTGCACAaaaacgcacacacgcatgcgcgcgcaacacacaaacacatacatacGCAGACACAAagacatgcacacacaaacacgcacctacacagacagacagagatacACGTgtgtacacgcacacacatacgcacacttAAACACATGCACTAGAACATACGGGCTAGCGTTAACGCGTACGTACGCATTCACACATAGACATCATGGTCTTCGTATAGAATAATTGGTTTTCATAGCATAGGTATGGTGGTTACAGGAGTAGGTGGGCCAACCGAGCGTATTGCGCCACTTCGCCGCGTGATGACGCAAAAATGGCGCTGCGTTCAGTAGAACGGTTCTCTTGCGCGCATCGTCATCCGTACGCAGGGAAGACAAAGTGCGTGCTTGAAGATATCGCTGTCGCTGGTTTAAACTATAATGTATTCTTCAAACACCATTTTGTCAAGTGCAAGCAAAGCTGTATCCATGGTTGACTCCGCTATTGTAAGACTATTGTAGGTGGGCACGGCGGACGCGGACTGGCAATGACGCTAACCAGGACTCTGTTCTGCTTTCTGCAGGGAATATTCCAGATCGGCACATCTACGGCAACGAGAGGCTACACGTGCCGGGACAGAAGCGATATCGTCGACGTCTATGAACTTCGTCCGGACAACACTGTTGGCCAGATGACACCTTGGTTATTTCCTGGAGACCTGGGTCCACTAGCGACACCACCTGGTAGTCGCGGTGTGACGTCACCTGAGAACACCACTAAAAAAGAAGCACCTCACCAGTTCATCTTCTGTTGGCACGGCGGACGCGGACTGGCAATGACGCTAACCAGGAGTCTGTTCTGCGTTCTGCAGGTTAGCCCTTACAGTAGTTCTTTACGGACTGCTTGTCATGGCATTTTTGTCCTGCTGTGCCCACAGAAAAGTTTAGACCTTGCCTATGAATGTCTTCGTGTCTGCATGTTGCTTCTCTGTGGGGACATTGAATCAAACCCAGGTCCCACGCAGAAGGAATTGTTTGAAGAGTTGCTTCAGGGTCAAACTGCTATCCGTAACGATATTTCAGAAATGAAAGTCCGACTGCCTAACATAGAAACATTGATAAATAAACTTCAACAGACGTAAACTCAACTTGACAAAAGGCTATCTGAATCTTCTTCGACGGAAGGGGATCTGGTTCAAACTTCTCTAAAGTCGGTAGAAAATGTTATTGGCTTCCAGTCAAAGAAACTAACTGATCTCGAAGACAGAAATAGGCGGTAAAACGTAATTATTCATGGCGTTTCTGATCGTGATGACGAAACGGAAGCAGCCCTCAAAGAAAATGTTCTCACCGAGGTAATGAGGGATAAGCTGCAAGTACAGTGCAAATCAATCGGCCGCATTCACAGGCTCGGCCAACAAGGCAGCAAACGACCGGTCATCATCTATCTACAAGCtttcaaagaaaagaaacttaTATTTGAAAACTGCAGCAAGTTCGAAAATTCAGGCATGTCTGTATAGAAATGATTACTCGCAAGCAACGCTAAAATAACGGAAGCTTCTGTGGGAAAGCGCGAAAGATGAGAAACTGCAGGGTAAAAAAGTACGCCTACTTCATGATAAACTTAGGGTCAATAAAGTTTTGTTCCTTTGGGATGAGGCAGAAAACATGCGCGTCAAGATAAACAATCAACGCTCTCAGCAGCCCGAGCCTTGACGCCTTTCCAAAGAATGTGACAAGCACTTGCGCATAATTACCCTAAATGCTCGTAGTGTAGTGAACAAAACGGAACCCCTTGAGGTTTCTTTACTAGAACATCAGCCACATATTGCCGTCATAACCGAGACGTCGCTGCGGACTGAAAAAGCCGCCGAGGATGTCTTCCCTAATTGTTACCAAGTTTTGCGTAGGGATCGGCCTTTCAGGGGAGGCGGCGTTGCAATTCTAATTAAAGACCATATACAGGCTGTTCTCTTGGAAGAAATTCCCGGCCTTGAATGTTTGTGCATAAAGATCTCATGCTGGGGCCATACCTTCATTCTGTTTGCCATTTACAGACCTCCTGATGCATCAGCTGATTATTTGTTAAAACTGGAAGAGAACATGTCTCGGTTCCAGAGAAACAAATTGCTACTTATTGGTGACATAAACCTGGCAGGCGTTAATTGGGAACGTTTTGAATCCCTTCCTCCAAACAGCAATAATTTAAACAGTGTACTTAACATAATGTTAACACATGGCATAATTCAAATATTTCAGGAACCGACACGTGTACAAGGAACCAGCAAATCTGTACTGGATTTGGTATTTTTGCCAAGAGGATTACCTGATTACACTATTGAAGTTGTGGAAGGCATCTCTGATCACCTGCTTTTCAGTGTTCACTTACTCATTGTCGCTTGTACTCTATCTAATAACACTGTGAAACATTGTTCTTTCAAAGATTACTCACGTGCAGATGATGCATCCACTATAGAACATTTGGAAACATGCCTTATCTATTTTAATGAAACTGATTTGAACGCACTTTGGCGCCGTTTTAAAGATATGTGCCACTGCTGAAGAGATAAGTTTGTGCCGAGCAAACGTAAATTTGTTCGTAGACAAACGCCGTGGATGACGCGCAAAATAATCCACTTAAACCGAAAgataaaaaggttaaagaaacagCGCTTGCATTTAGGTTTTTTAAAGGATTTAAAAGAAGGTCTTGCACGTGCAGTACACTCCTCAAAAGAATATTATTTTAATAGAGTGCTGCCAAATTTCATTGTAGAGGAATCAAAAAAGATTTGGAATTTTataagttaaaaaagaaagaaaccggtGTCGCAAATTTTGGTTGTTGGTTCTGTGGTTACCGATCACGGGGATATTGCGCACCACTTCAATGACTACTTTCACAGTGTGTTTTCTAAATCCGGTGCTTGTCCATCCAATGAGGCAGTGTTTCACCCCTGTCATATAGATTTTATTTCATACCCTGGCGTAGTTTATATGTTGCTAAATTTAAAAACTAAATCATCATGTGGTCCCGACAACCTTCCTAACGTGTTTCTGAAGAGGTAGGCGGAATCCGTTGCAAAGTTTCTAGTTATTTTATTTCGTATTTCATTACTTCATGGACAATTACCGAGAACTGGAAGACAGCCAGGGTTGTGCCAATACACAAGAAAGGTGACCGCACATTATTACAAAATTATTGTCCTATATCACTTACATCATCATGTGGTAAACTAATCGAACATATTATTGCCAACCAGattaatgaatttttagatgCACACGCAGTCCTCTCTAATTTCCAGCACGGGTTTagaaaaggatactcaacaattacACAATTAGTGACAGTAACACATTCACTCGCTTCATATCTCGATAGGAACGGGCAGATTGACGCAATATTtcttgacttcagtaaagctttcgaTAACTCATATATCGATAAACATATATTTCGATAAACTCAGACGCATTGGCCTCCCAGAAATTTTAATCATATGAATATCAAGCTATTTATCCAAGCGCTACCAATTTGTAGCAGTTAATGAGCAGCCAATCGGGTTGCCTTCCAGTCggctctggcgtgccccaaggaagtGTGCTGGGGCCATTATTGTTTttagtatatattaatgacattactGCTGAACTTGATCCGAATGTCCAAATCAGGTtgtttgcggatgattgtgtgcTTTCTCAAGAAATAACTTCAATTAACGACCAAATCCATCTTAACTCCTCTCTTGCTAAGATTTTTTAATGGTGTGAAACGTGGGACATGAAACTTAACACTGATAAGACCGTCTTTCTTCGCTTCCCTCGCAAAAAAAAGCTCTGCTTTCTTTTCACTACAGGATAGGTTCGTCACCTTTGCTGGAAGAGACTAAATATAAGCATTTGGGTGTCACACTTACTAATactttatcatggaatttacacatATATAACATCTGTTCTTCCGCATTCCGTAAACTGTACTTTTTAAGACATAAGCTTAGAAATTCTCCCCCTAGCGTAAAATTACTTGCTTACAATTCACTAATTAGACCTAAACTTCAATATGCATGCGTTGTCTAGGACCCATTTAATAAACACAATATCAGCCGCCTAGAAAAGATACAGAGAAAAGCTGCAAGGTTTATTTACTCTAAATTTTCCCCGTGTGACTCACCCTCTGAATTAACGCAGATTAACGGTATCCAATGTCTtgaacaaggaagaaaaaaatttacgtttgcaatttcttttcttgctttggaaTCAAGATCTAGCTATTAAACCTTCTCCATATCTGTCGCTTTCAACGTCAAGGCATACATGCCACCACCATCCTAGTTCCCTGACACCATATTTTGCGCGAACACatttattcaagttttcatttttccctcGCACTGTAACCGACTGGAATGATTTCTTGTTGCCTTTCGCCACACTTTTATGTTTTTTAtactttgttattattatttattgttttgtAGCCATTTAACCCACCCTGCTTGAACCTGTACAAGgtttgcagtattgaataaagaaagaaaggaagaaagaaagaaagaaaaggcggagAGCTCAAACCATTCCATTTCTTTAACTTCTATGCAAGAACTTCGCACTACAGTTTGAGGGTATTGAACGAAGTTGTAGTTATATTGGAGTTTTAGGCTGTGAACTAGCGAGTAGTTTCTTTCGTAGATTTGGTGCAGGTAAGTATCGCTTGAATGAAATAATTAGGTTCAACGTCCAGAAGCACACGGGCTACCTATGAGAGAGTCCGCAGTGGGGTATTCCGGAATGCTTTTGTGTGACGTTGTGTGACCGTAGTCCACAAAAAGGTTCTATCTTATTTTCTCGGGCATCATATCATAGACATGAGCGGAGGGACCATATTAGTGGATCTTTGATAAACGCTTCTTATATTCCACAACATGGGTGAAATCGCGCATGAGGAACTGCTCCTAAAAGCGTCCTTCGCCCACAAGCGTTGTGCGCTGCTGCTCTTGTCGGCACTCAGATCAATGCTGCTTTGGGCACCCGTGATTTATAATTTAGAGCAAAGAAAAAGGTGTGCTTGTTGATCTTCTCTGAAACAGAAATACCGCCACTATTTGGTGCAGACTCCTCTTATTCGCCATCGGAGATGAGCTTCCGCTAAACTTGCTGCTCAGATTTTTGTCGTCGAAGCTTCAAAATATTTTAGCTACTTTCAAACATGCAATAAAAAAGACAGGTTTCGTCACATTGCACAAACTGACGGCTACAGGTGTCAGTTTCTAACGCTGCGTGCTTTATTTGTTGCGCGCCCTCTGCCACAAGTACCAGACGGCATGTGCTGCCGAGAACCGTTGTACTGAGCTCGGCGCCACTTTTGTTTCGTGATCTGGAGAAGCGGTGAACTAAGCTCCGTACGGGTCGGTCGGCACACCTACTCCTCTAACCACCACAGCACAGGTCTGGTTCGTGGCTCTTGCCAAGATGACACACTCTCATCCGAAACAATTAGCTTCATCATTTACTGTTACCGACCTAGCTTGTTATTACAGACCTGCTCTGTACTACTTGCCGTATGGTTGCCTGCACCTTCCGTATGGGGTACAGGCATTGGCGCATCCTTTATTGTCTGTTGTGTCACTCCAGATAAATACATCCTGCGTTTAATGACATGCATATATATGATTACCTGCGTAAATCGTCCGGTTCGGGTTGCCAATGTACGGAAATTTTTTGATGTTCACCTCGGGGGCTTGAAGGATATTCGGCTCGTTGCCACCGTGCGTCGCCTGGTGTGCCAGGTAAAGGAACAGAGGCTGCACAAAATAAAGTGTTTTAGCCAGGGCTGCCAATGCTTTTTCTTTGCATGCTAACCCCAGTCACAGGTGTGTCGTAGTCTGGACAAATTTTTGCTCTAGTTCTATagctatcgcaaaaaaaaagatatcattTGAACTGTGAAACTTATGTGCTCTCCGTTGCCTACTTCTTAAGATGGAT is a window from the Dermacentor variabilis isolate Ectoservices chromosome 3, ASM5094787v1, whole genome shotgun sequence genome containing:
- the LOC142574729 gene encoding arylsulfatase B-like, which codes for MALFLAIVFATLGAGAKKCKARPHIVFILADDLGWDDVSFHGSPQIPTPNLDALARTGVVLNNYYVMPLCSPSRGALLSGLYSIHTGFQNGILMPAQPAGLPLDVKIMPEYFKDLGYETHLVGKWHIGYYSLKYTPTFRGFDTSLGLYTGPVDYYSHVQVYPLFLYLAHQATHGGNEPNILQAPEVNIKKFPYIGNPNRTIYAGMVDALDQSVGAVLEALEAASMLDDTVIVFSSDNGAAPFNSPLDNLGSNWPLRGSKGTLWEGGVRAAAFLWTRRLLHRRRVSQQLMHVTDWLPTLFSAAGGNVNRLGRLDGLNMWQALQYGTPSPRTEILLNIDGNQGNAALRYGRFKLLVGSFSKLDQRYQVPGESRPYRDLDVLLRRSRAAAVLRRLYGRDVFKRDDCWRRKATLGCGRVANSSFVSGRTRYLFDIEEDPCELHDLSREQPQVVSMLLEKLAAYNKTVVQPVNSAIDPEGYPENHDGVWAPWI